One region of Zingiber officinale cultivar Zhangliang chromosome 7B, Zo_v1.1, whole genome shotgun sequence genomic DNA includes:
- the LOC122006269 gene encoding probable protein phosphatase 2C 52: MMVDSGLAVERQATANVSPEKDREVNGDYTSGGWKSMDASWQCGYASFKGKRPSMEDNYDHKSAEIDGNLISLFGIFDGHGGPRASEYLKEHLFNNLTKHPLLMVDTKVAISETFKRTDSDFLASESNTTRDDGSTASTAVLIGKQLFVANVGDSRAVICKAGKAIPLSDDHKPNRSDERKRIEDAGGIVMWAGTWRVGGILAMSRAFGNRLLKQFVLAEPEIQEQLVDEELEFLILASDGLWDVVPNEDAVSLVRMEEEPEAAARKLTETAFARGSSDNITCIVVRFLHGRMEVTPLSVTQDQCVPCGGSQDGC, encoded by the exons ATGATGGTGGATTCAGGTCTAGCTGTGGAGCGTCAAGCTACCGCCAATGTATCCCCTGAAAAGGATCGTGAAGTAAATGGCGATTACACAAGTGGAGGATGGAAAAG CATGGATGCAAGTTGGCAGTGTGGATATGCTAGCTTTAAGGGGAAAAGGCCAAGCATGGAAGATAACTATGATCATAAATCAGCGGAAATTGATGGAAATTTGATCAGCCTTTTTGGAATATTTGATG GACACGGCGGTCCACGTGCTTCTGAATATTTGAAGGAACACCTGTTCAACAACCTAACAAAGCATCCACTACTCATGGTGGATACAAAAGTTGCAATAA GCGAAACATTTAAAAGAACTGATTCAGACTTCCTAGCATCCGAAAGTAATACTACCAGAGATGATGGTTCGACAGCCTCTACTGCTGTTCTGATAGGCAAACAATTATTTGTAGCTAATGTGGGTGATTCACGTGCTGTAATATGTAAGGCAGGAAAAG CAATTCCTCTCTCTGATGATCACAAGCCGAATAGAAGCGACGAGCGCAAGAGAATTGAGGATGCTGGAGGAATTGTCATGTGGGCTG GTACCTGGAGGGTTGGAGGCATATTAGCAATGTCTCGAGCATTTGGCAACCGCCTTCTGAAACAATTTGTTCTAGCAGAACCAGAGATTCAG GAACAACTGGTGGATGAAGAGTTGGAATTCCTGATTTTGGCTAGTGATGGGCTTTGGGACGTCGTGCCAAACGAG GATGCAGTTTCACTTGTGAGAATGGAAGAGGAACCGGAAGCTGCCGCTAGGAAGTTGACAGAGACCGCTTTCGCACGTGGCAGTTCAGACAACATTACATGCATTGTTGTTCGATTCCTTCACGGCAGAATGGAAGTTACTCCATTATCAGTGACTCAAGATCAATGCGTTCCATGTGGAGGCTCCCAGGACGGTTGTTGA
- the LOC122004542 gene encoding uncharacterized protein LOC122004542 — protein MDTIIAIVSKLKGCIRQIEELNPSGASKEDIINRAQMLLVQDPNYSKGFKFGHMWSILQGIEKFNSDNVKAASRRMQRQIAQADYSQSYNLEKDAYSPSSPHVSSFNLNITDSDSGGTLTK, from the exons atggatacTATCATTGCTATTGTTTCCAAATTAAAGGGTTGCATACGACAAATTGAAGAATTGAATCCAAGTGGAGCATCAAAGGAAGATATT ATCAATCGTGCTCAAATGTTATTAGTACAAGACCCTAATTACTCAAAGGGCTTCAAATTTGGACATATGTGGAGCATTCTTCAAGGTATTGAGAAATTCAATAGTGACAACGTCAAAGCTGCATCTAGGAGAATGCAACGACAAATTGCTCAAGCTGATTATTCTCAATCATATAATCTCGAGAAAGATGCTTATTCACCTTCATCTCCACATGTCTCTTCGTTTAATCTTAACATCACTGATTCGGACAGTGGTGGTACTTTAACTAAATGA
- the LOC122006267 gene encoding RNA polymerase sigma factor sigE, chloroplastic/mitochondrial-like, translated as MGIVAVPSSASRSAFGASGLAVRRSPPLRRPFVVLAFKGGPGPNCSEAVVSPPVKETKKSPGKRPERGKSAVVSADACTRDPGYDEVAAALENIYKLSPEDFTDWEAKGVGNVVRNKKKAKRLGLEERVSLRQQRKEEESVEEANSGRKRRDLKEDEEKLVREYSISTDLNRLDWKRVKIPPVLSSVEHTWLFKSMQPMKVILQVKEELFKDLKRESTYGELADAVNTSVPILRRHLEVGQAARNKLIKHNLRLVLFVINKYFPEIATGHKFQEFCQAGARGLITAIDRFEPRRGFRLSTYGLFWIRHSISRSMTLASFTKVPFGIESVRQEIQKGKLELSFELGRQPTEKETADRVRISLERYNDVVKTSRPVFSLHAKHIVTQEEFINGITDIDGSVGGDKHRQPALLRLALDDVLDSLKPKESLVLRQRYGLDGKGERTLGEIAGNLNISREMVRKHELKALLKLKHPTRVDYLRRYI; from the exons ATGGGAATCGTCGCTGTCCCCAGCTCTGCCTCCCGATCGGCGTTTGGCGCCTCTGGGCTCGCGGTCCGTCGCTCGCCGCCGCTACGTCGGCCGTTCGTCGTCTTGGCCTTCAAAGGAGGCCCCGGCCCCAACTGCTCCGAGGCCGTCGTTTCCCCTCCCGTGAAGGAAACGAAGAAGAGCCCCGGGAAACGGCCCGAGAGAGGTAAGAGCGCCGTCGTCTCCGCCGATGCTTGTACACGCGATCCGGGCTACGACGAGGTCGCCGCCGCGCTCGAGAACATCTACAAGCTGAGCCCGGAGGATTTCACGGACTGGGAGGCGAAGGGGGTGGGGAATGTggtgaggaacaagaagaaggcgaAAAGGTTAGGACTTGAGGAAAGAGTGAGTTTGAGGCAGCAGAGAAAGGAGGAGGAGAGCGTGGAGGAGGCGAATAGCGGCCGGAAGAGGAGGGATTTGAAGGAGGATGAGGAGAAATTAGTGAGGGAGTACTCCATTTCCACCGATTTGAACAGATTGGATTGGAAGAGGGTGAAGATACCACCAGTTCTTAGCTCGGTTGAGCATACATGGCTTTTCAAGTCGATGCAACCCATGAAG GTAATACTTCAAGTGAAGGAGGAGTTGTTTAAGGATCTGAAGAGGGAATCAACTTATGGCGAGCTTGCAGATGCAGTTAACACGAGTGTGCCAATATTAAGAAGGCATTTAGAAGTTGGCCAAGCAGCAAGGAACAAGTTAATCAAG CACAACCTCAGGCTGGTTTTATTCGTAATCAACAAGTATTTTCCAGAGATTGCAACCGGACATAAGTTCCAAGAATTCTGCCAAGCTGGAGCCAGAGGTCTCATCACTGCCATTGATCGGTTTGAGCCCAGGCGCGGCTTCCGTCTGTCCACATACGGCCTCTTTTGGATCCGACATTCCATTAGCCGATCAATGACCCTTGCAAGCTTCACAAAAGTTCCTTTCGGGATTGAGTCG GTCAGACAAGAAATCCAGAAGGGTAAACTGGAACTATCTTTTGAGCTGGGAAGACAACCTACTGAAAAAGAGACAGCCGATCGAGTAAGAATTTCACTGGAAAGATACAACGATGTGGTGAAGACATCAAGGCCAGTGTTTTCTCTCCATGCGAAGCATATCGTAACGCAAGAAGAATTCATCAATGGCATTACTGATATAGATGGATCAGTTGGAGGCGATAAGCATAGGCAACCTGCACTTTTACGACTAGCTCTTGACGACGTG CTGGATTCACTTAAACCAAAGGAGAGCTTGGTGCTCCGACAAAGATATGGACTCGACGGCAAGGGAGAAAGAACCTTAGGAGAGATTGCAGGGAATCTCAATATATCGAGAGAGATGGTCAGGAAGCATGAGCTGAAGGCACTCCTGAAGCTGAAGCATCCGACTCGAGTCGACTACCTTCGTCGATACATCTGA